The Pannonibacter sp. XCT-53 genome includes a region encoding these proteins:
- a CDS encoding ABC transporter ATP-binding protein yields MSAPFFEAEGLCWGPRGRPDLLADISLTLNQGEVLAICGANGAGKSSLLRLLYRFHRPRRGHVRLEGTDIWSLPARDVACRIAAVLQEQPTDFALTVRQIVALGRLPHQRGLSAAGSADRDAIAHALARLHLNALAERPFGTLSGGERQRVMVARALAQAPKLLILDEPTNHLDIRHQLELMALLRGLGLTVITTLHDLTLAAEYADRVLLLAGGRVLTEGAPAEVFTEAHIAGAFSVRSRIDLSGQHPRFSFHL; encoded by the coding sequence ATGAGCGCGCCCTTTTTCGAGGCGGAAGGCCTCTGCTGGGGACCGCGCGGCCGGCCTGACCTTCTGGCCGACATCAGCCTCACGCTCAACCAGGGCGAGGTGCTGGCGATCTGCGGTGCCAACGGAGCCGGCAAGTCGTCGCTGCTGCGGCTGCTCTACCGCTTCCATCGTCCCCGCCGCGGGCATGTCCGGCTGGAAGGCACCGACATCTGGAGCCTGCCCGCCCGCGATGTCGCCTGCCGGATCGCTGCCGTACTGCAGGAGCAGCCGACGGATTTTGCCCTGACCGTGCGCCAGATCGTGGCGCTCGGGCGTCTGCCGCATCAGCGCGGTCTCAGCGCGGCCGGGTCGGCCGACCGCGATGCGATTGCCCATGCGCTCGCCCGCCTGCATCTCAACGCTCTGGCCGAACGGCCCTTCGGCACCCTGTCGGGTGGCGAGCGCCAGCGCGTGATGGTGGCCCGGGCGCTGGCCCAGGCCCCCAAGCTTCTGATCCTGGACGAGCCGACCAACCACCTCGACATCCGCCACCAGCTCGAGCTGATGGCACTGCTGCGGGGCCTCGGCCTCACGGTGATCACCACCCTGCACGACCTGACGCTCGCCGCCGAATATGCCGACCGGGTGCTGCTGCTTGCCGGCGGCCGCGTCCTGACCGAAGGCGCCCCGGCCGAGGTCTTCACCGAAGCCCACATCGCGGGCGCCTTTTCCGTGCGCTCGCGGATCGATCTCAGCGGGCAACACCCCCGCTTCTCCTTTCACCTCTGA
- a CDS encoding DUF1636 family protein gives MTIQRPIKAQSPMAGDDRHPAQQTHELVVCVTCRPRGSEERPGKALLAELAAQMAADAAWRVGGIECMAACGRPCAIALQSQDKTTWLFGDMELADAEDIARFARQYEELPDGWCKASERPGKLARTALARIPASGRVLPPDADACT, from the coding sequence GTGACCATTCAACGGCCGATCAAGGCCCAATCCCCTATGGCCGGAGATGACCGGCATCCCGCACAGCAGACGCACGAGCTGGTGGTCTGCGTGACCTGCCGCCCGCGCGGCAGTGAAGAGCGTCCCGGCAAGGCGCTTCTGGCAGAGCTTGCGGCACAGATGGCCGCAGATGCCGCCTGGCGCGTCGGCGGCATCGAGTGCATGGCCGCCTGCGGCCGGCCCTGCGCCATCGCCCTCCAGTCGCAGGACAAGACCACCTGGCTCTTCGGTGACATGGAGCTCGCCGATGCCGAGGACATTGCCCGCTTTGCCCGCCAGTACGAGGAGCTTCCCGACGGCTGGTGCAAGGCCTCGGAGCGGCCCGGCAAGCTGGCCCGCACCGCCCTCGCGCGCATCCCCGCCTCCGGCCGGGTGCTTCCCCCGGATGCCGATGCCTGCACATGA
- a CDS encoding RES domain-containing protein: protein MKLTAIADRALIRLISKTHHKPPVLRGLVDSDREAEILAELEGLTNARLKAEREGSPGIDRRELAFLRRKADLALYGETHINAAFVYTRPTGNRFNAGDRGAWYCAYDPLTSAAEVGFHRTRELSYIGHFHAEAAYVELLADFIGDFPDLTDTPEHPALAAEPAAGYPAGQALAATLRRQGHRGLLYPSVRQPGGRCFVAFDPGIIQNVRPGASWTLRWSGTPHFSVEMDAG, encoded by the coding sequence GTGAAGCTCACCGCGATCGCCGACCGCGCCCTGATCCGGCTGATCTCGAAAACACACCACAAGCCGCCCGTGCTGCGCGGTCTTGTCGACAGCGACCGGGAAGCGGAAATCCTGGCCGAGCTGGAAGGCCTGACCAATGCGCGGCTGAAGGCCGAGCGGGAGGGCAGCCCCGGCATCGACAGGCGGGAGCTGGCGTTCCTCCGCCGCAAGGCCGATCTCGCCCTCTATGGCGAGACCCACATCAACGCCGCGTTTGTCTACACGCGGCCGACCGGCAACCGCTTCAACGCCGGCGACCGCGGCGCGTGGTACTGTGCCTATGATCCACTGACCTCTGCCGCCGAGGTGGGGTTTCACCGCACGCGGGAACTCTCCTACATCGGCCATTTCCACGCGGAAGCCGCCTATGTGGAACTCCTCGCCGACTTCATCGGCGACTTCCCGGACCTGACGGACACGCCCGAGCACCCGGCGCTGGCGGCGGAACCCGCGGCCGGCTATCCGGCTGGCCAGGCGCTGGCGGCCACTCTGCGCCGTCAGGGACATCGCGGCCTGCTCTACCCGTCCGTGCGCCAGCCGGGCGGCCGCTGCTTCGTCGCCTTCGATCCCGGCATCATCCAGAACGTGCGGCCGGGCGCCAGCTGGACATTGCGCTGGTCGGGCACGCCGCACTTCTCCGTCGAGATGGACGCCGGCTAG
- a CDS encoding MbcA/ParS/Xre antitoxin family protein, with the protein MEAALKPRPVDDLQAVGLKAYSRIADAWSLTVREAAGLCDMSDSSWKRAKSANFRGELTRDQLLRLSALIGIYKSLQLYFSPDLADRWIRLPNTGPEFDGQRPVDAMIDGGLPKILSVRTYLDALRGGA; encoded by the coding sequence ATGGAAGCTGCTCTCAAGCCCCGGCCCGTCGACGACCTTCAGGCCGTCGGCCTCAAGGCCTACAGCCGCATTGCCGACGCCTGGTCGTTGACGGTTCGCGAGGCCGCAGGTCTGTGCGACATGTCGGACTCCTCCTGGAAACGCGCCAAGTCCGCGAACTTCCGGGGCGAGCTGACCCGCGATCAGCTGTTGCGCCTCAGCGCCCTCATCGGCATCTACAAGTCGCTGCAACTCTACTTCAGTCCGGATCTTGCCGACCGCTGGATCAGGCTGCCCAACACCGGGCCGGAATTTGACGGCCAGCGCCCGGTCGACGCGATGATCGACGGCGGCCTGCCGAAGATCCTCAGCGTGCGGACCTATCTCGATGCCCTCCGAGGTGGCGCGTGA
- a CDS encoding response regulator transcription factor: MTDAAGSPAASRDIVLVVDDSPETLGFLTKALETSGVTVLVATSGTAALAICDRITPDMVLMDAVMPAPDGFETCRLLKARRGLEHVPVIFMTGLSETEHVVHALESGGVDFLTKPINLDELQARIRVHLANARQVQSARIALDAAGRHLIAVSADGNIKWSTPQTSQVLEALDRGTVAAGETALDRIRTALAGWIAAASRQATGRPDPLVLDLGPAGQYEFAPIGSISADEHLFRLTSASHPGQTDALRQRFGLTPREADVLTWISRGKSNKDIGDILGLSPRTVNKHLEQIYVKLGVENRASAAVRASEVLRDL; the protein is encoded by the coding sequence ATGACTGACGCCGCCGGATCCCCCGCTGCCTCGCGCGACATCGTCCTCGTGGTGGACGATTCCCCCGAGACCCTCGGCTTCCTGACAAAGGCTCTGGAGACCTCCGGCGTCACCGTGCTGGTCGCCACCTCCGGCACCGCCGCGCTGGCCATCTGCGACCGCATCACGCCGGACATGGTTCTGATGGACGCGGTGATGCCCGCACCCGACGGCTTCGAGACCTGCCGTCTGCTCAAGGCCCGGCGCGGGCTGGAGCATGTGCCGGTGATCTTCATGACCGGCCTCAGCGAGACCGAGCATGTGGTGCATGCGCTGGAAAGCGGCGGCGTCGACTTTCTCACCAAGCCGATCAATCTCGACGAGCTGCAGGCCCGCATCCGGGTGCACCTTGCCAATGCGCGCCAGGTCCAGAGCGCGCGCATCGCGCTCGATGCCGCAGGCCGGCACCTGATCGCCGTCAGCGCGGACGGCAACATCAAGTGGTCCACACCGCAGACCAGCCAGGTTCTCGAAGCCCTGGACCGAGGCACGGTTGCTGCAGGCGAAACCGCGCTGGACCGTATCCGAACCGCGCTGGCCGGCTGGATCGCCGCCGCAAGCCGACAGGCGACGGGACGGCCCGACCCGCTGGTGCTCGATCTCGGGCCCGCCGGCCAGTATGAATTCGCCCCCATCGGCTCGATCAGCGCCGACGAGCACCTGTTCCGCCTGACCAGCGCCAGCCACCCCGGCCAGACGGACGCCCTGCGCCAGCGCTTCGGTCTCACGCCGCGCGAGGCGGATGTCCTGACCTGGATCTCGCGCGGCAAGTCCAACAAGGACATCGGCGACATTCTCGGCCTCAGCCCGCGCACGGTGAACAAGCACCTCGAGCAGATCTACGTCAAACTCGGTGTCGAGAACCGCGCCTCCGCCGCCGTCCGGGCCAGCGAGGTGCTTAGGGACCTCTAG
- a CDS encoding hybrid sensor histidine kinase/response regulator, translated as MTARQRILPVRRHYNQWVNNQTLEDYALRFTAKSARRLSSRAISHTAGGAIAFLALEAIGGAITLSYGTANAFAAMLVGCLVLLLVGWPIARSAMRHGVDIDLLTRGAGFGYIGSTLTSLIYASFTFILFAIEASIMSSALEYAFGLPLWIGYIVSALVVIPLVTHGITLISRFQILTQSFWVVLNILPFLFIAAADWDAVGTWLGFAGIDPATGTPRPPHSNPVDLMQFGAASAVILALMAQIGEQVDFLRFLPPGEKPGRLRRLALFLAGPGWVIIGLPKLIAGSFLAVLVLSAGVPVAEADEPSRMYAVAFGYMLPSEQAAVLLMAAFVVVAQLKINVMNAYAGSLAWSNFFSRLTHSHPGRVVWLVFNVGIALLLMELGIYGLLEETLGVFSIIAMAWLSAISADLFVNKPLGLSPPGIEFKRAHLYDINPVGTGAMGVAAIVALLAHYGAFGPTAAALATFIALALAFVLAPAIAWATGGKYYLARKPRRHWQTKTAITCSICENPFEPEDMAYCPAYQVPICSLCCSLDARCHDSCKPKARLKYQARSVAEATLPSWILAHLSTRLGRYLMTAIPVISGIALILTVITHQAATSLPPGADVVGRTVALIFVVFAISAGVGIWFLVLAHDTRNVAEEESLRQNSLLLKEIEAHRKTDAALQKAKEAAEAANLAKSRYVIGLSHELRTPLNAVLGYAQVLERDEAIPRERKASIRVIRRSAEHLSGLIDGLLDISRIEAGRLQVDMATVNIHEFLDQIVAMVRLQTQAAGLAFAFRKAPNLPTLVRTDEKRLRQILVNLLSNAVKFTSSGTITLEVGYRSQVATFRISDTGTGIGEEDMTRIFEPFGRGSGESVARTPGLGLGLTITKLMAQTLGGSLAVTSRPGEGSTFEVRLMLAALADQQPLVSPERPVAGYTGPRRRILVIDDNADHRALMVEILAPLGFDVELAADGPQGIDSAFRTRPDLLLVDISMPGMNGWQVASLLRQRGLTAPIVMLSANIGDTALRPAGEPAHDDALSKPVDLAQLLDRIGRLLGLSWTRAGDAPSLVPAPVAPSPAVVGENDAAPVAAASLSSRHIRDLISLGDIGYVHGIEAKLSELDSAGADAALIARLRTSIEQFDFAGYRKILEDTAPHD; from the coding sequence ATGACCGCGCGCCAGCGCATCCTGCCGGTGCGGCGGCATTACAACCAATGGGTCAACAACCAGACCCTGGAAGACTATGCGCTGCGCTTCACGGCCAAAAGCGCCCGTCGCCTGTCCAGCCGCGCCATCTCGCACACAGCCGGCGGCGCGATCGCGTTTCTGGCGCTGGAAGCCATCGGCGGGGCCATCACCCTGTCCTACGGCACGGCCAATGCCTTCGCGGCGATGCTGGTCGGCTGTCTGGTGCTTCTGCTGGTCGGCTGGCCGATCGCCCGCTCGGCGATGCGCCATGGCGTCGACATCGACCTGCTGACCCGCGGCGCCGGGTTCGGCTACATCGGCTCGACGCTGACCTCGCTGATCTATGCCAGCTTTACCTTCATCCTGTTCGCCATCGAGGCCTCGATCATGTCGAGCGCGCTCGAATACGCCTTCGGCCTGCCGTTGTGGATCGGCTACATCGTCAGCGCGCTGGTGGTGATCCCGCTGGTCACCCATGGCATCACGCTCATCAGCCGATTCCAGATCCTCACCCAGTCCTTCTGGGTGGTGCTGAACATCCTGCCCTTTCTCTTCATCGCGGCAGCCGACTGGGATGCGGTCGGCACGTGGCTCGGCTTTGCCGGGATCGACCCGGCCACCGGAACACCGCGACCGCCGCATTCCAACCCCGTCGATCTGATGCAGTTCGGCGCCGCCTCGGCGGTGATCCTGGCGCTGATGGCCCAGATCGGCGAGCAGGTCGACTTCCTGCGCTTCTTGCCGCCCGGCGAGAAGCCCGGCCGCCTGCGCCGCCTTGCCCTGTTTCTGGCCGGCCCCGGCTGGGTCATCATCGGCCTGCCGAAGCTGATCGCCGGGTCATTCCTGGCCGTGCTCGTCCTCTCCGCCGGCGTCCCGGTGGCGGAAGCGGACGAGCCATCGCGCATGTATGCGGTCGCCTTCGGCTACATGCTGCCGTCCGAGCAGGCTGCCGTGCTGCTGATGGCCGCCTTCGTCGTGGTGGCGCAGCTCAAGATCAACGTGATGAATGCCTATGCCGGGTCGCTGGCCTGGTCGAATTTCTTCTCCCGCCTCACCCATTCCCATCCGGGCCGCGTGGTCTGGCTGGTCTTCAATGTCGGCATCGCGCTCCTCCTGATGGAACTCGGCATCTACGGCCTGCTGGAGGAAACGCTCGGCGTGTTCTCGATCATCGCCATGGCCTGGCTGTCGGCGATCTCGGCGGACCTGTTCGTGAACAAGCCGCTCGGACTGTCGCCCCCCGGCATCGAGTTCAAGCGGGCGCATCTCTACGACATCAACCCGGTCGGCACCGGCGCCATGGGCGTTGCTGCCATCGTCGCCCTGCTCGCCCACTACGGCGCCTTCGGCCCGACGGCGGCCGCACTCGCCACCTTCATCGCGCTGGCGCTCGCCTTCGTGCTGGCGCCGGCCATCGCCTGGGCAACGGGCGGCAAGTACTATCTCGCGCGCAAGCCGCGCCGGCACTGGCAAACGAAGACGGCCATCACCTGCTCGATCTGCGAAAACCCGTTCGAGCCCGAAGACATGGCCTATTGCCCGGCCTATCAGGTGCCGATCTGCTCGCTGTGCTGTTCGCTGGATGCGCGCTGTCATGACAGCTGCAAGCCCAAGGCCCGGCTGAAGTATCAGGCGCGCAGCGTCGCCGAGGCCACGCTGCCGTCCTGGATCCTGGCCCATCTTTCCACCCGGCTTGGCCGCTATCTGATGACCGCCATACCGGTCATCTCCGGCATTGCCCTGATCCTGACCGTGATCACCCACCAGGCCGCCACCAGCCTGCCGCCGGGCGCCGATGTGGTCGGCCGGACGGTGGCGCTGATCTTCGTCGTCTTTGCGATCTCGGCCGGGGTGGGCATCTGGTTCCTGGTGCTGGCGCATGACACCCGCAACGTGGCGGAGGAGGAATCCCTGCGCCAGAACTCGCTGCTGCTGAAGGAGATCGAGGCGCACCGCAAGACCGACGCCGCCCTGCAGAAGGCGAAGGAAGCGGCCGAGGCCGCCAACCTCGCCAAGAGCCGCTATGTCATCGGCCTCAGCCACGAGCTGCGCACGCCGCTCAACGCGGTGCTGGGCTATGCCCAGGTGCTGGAACGGGACGAGGCCATCCCGCGCGAACGCAAGGCCTCGATCCGCGTCATCCGCCGCAGCGCCGAGCACCTCTCCGGCCTGATCGACGGCTTGCTGGACATATCCCGCATCGAGGCCGGCCGGCTGCAGGTGGACATGGCCACGGTCAACATCCACGAGTTCCTCGACCAGATCGTCGCCATGGTGCGGCTGCAGACCCAGGCGGCCGGCCTTGCCTTCGCGTTCCGCAAGGCACCCAACCTGCCGACGCTGGTGCGCACCGATGAAAAGCGCCTGCGCCAGATCCTCGTCAACCTGTTGTCGAATGCGGTGAAATTCACCAGCTCCGGCACCATCACGCTGGAGGTCGGCTACCGGTCGCAGGTCGCCACCTTCCGCATTTCCGACACCGGCACCGGCATCGGCGAGGAGGACATGACCCGCATCTTCGAGCCCTTCGGGCGCGGCAGCGGCGAAAGCGTCGCCCGCACGCCCGGTCTGGGGCTGGGGCTGACGATCACCAAGCTGATGGCGCAGACCCTCGGCGGGTCGCTGGCCGTGACGAGCCGTCCCGGTGAGGGCAGCACCTTCGAGGTGCGGCTGATGCTGGCCGCCCTTGCCGACCAGCAGCCGCTGGTCTCGCCCGAACGCCCCGTCGCCGGCTACACCGGCCCGCGCCGCCGGATCCTCGTCATCGACGACAATGCCGATCACCGGGCGCTGATGGTCGAAATCCTCGCCCCGCTCGGCTTTGACGTGGAACTGGCCGCCGACGGGCCGCAGGGCATCGACAGCGCCTTCCGCACCAGGCCGGACCTGCTGCTGGTCGACATTTCCATGCCCGGCATGAACGGCTGGCAGGTGGCAAGCCTCTTGCGCCAGCGCGGCCTCACCGCACCCATCGTCATGCTCTCGGCCAACATCGGCGACACGGCCCTGCGCCCGGCCGGCGAACCGGCGCATGACGACGCCCTGTCGAAACCCGTCGATCTCGCCCAGCTCCTGGACCGGATCGGCCGCCTGCTGGGCCTGAGCTGGACCCGGGCCGGCGATGCCCCCTCCTTGGTCCCGGCCCCTGTGGCGCCATCCCCGGCCGTGGTCGGCGAGAACGACGCTGCACCGGTTGCAGCCGCCTCCCTGTCATCACGGCACATCCGCGACCTGATCAGCCTCGGCGACATCGGCTATGTCCATGGCATCGAGGCCAAGCTCAGCGAGCTGGACAGCGCGGGCGCGGATGCCGCTCTCATCGCCCGTCTTCGCACAAGCATCGAACAGTTCGACTTTGCCGGCTATCGCAAGATCCTCGAGGACACAGCCCCCCATGACTGA
- the urtA gene encoding urea ABC transporter substrate-binding protein has translation MAGLTLAGLMASTMIGGAMAEETIKIGILHSLSGTMAISETTLKDTMLFLIEEQNKKGGVLGKKLEPVVVDPASDWPLFAEKARELISVNKVSAVFGCWTSVSRKSVLPVFEELNSILFYPVQYEGEESQRNVFYTGAAPNQQAIPAVDYLMNEEGVERWVLAGTDYVYPRTTNKILEAYLKSKGVKDEDIMINYTPFGHSDWQTIVSDIKAFGSAGKKTAVVSTINGDANVPFYKELGNAGIKAEDIPVVAFSVGEEELAGLDTAPLVGHLAAWNYFQSVDNPVNAEFIKSWRAFIGDEKRVTNDPMEAHFIGFNMWVKAVEKAGTTDPDAVIDSLIGVSVPNLSGGYSAMMPNHHITKPVLIGEIQADGQFETVWQTPGLVVGDEWSDYLEGSKDLIADWRAPLSCGNFNVKTGKCGGSGS, from the coding sequence ATGGCAGGTCTCACGCTCGCGGGGCTCATGGCATCGACCATGATCGGCGGCGCCATGGCCGAGGAGACGATCAAGATCGGGATCCTGCACTCGCTCTCGGGCACGATGGCGATTTCGGAGACCACGCTGAAGGACACGATGCTGTTCCTCATCGAGGAGCAGAACAAGAAGGGCGGCGTGCTTGGCAAGAAGCTCGAGCCCGTGGTCGTCGATCCGGCGTCCGACTGGCCGCTGTTTGCCGAAAAGGCGCGCGAGCTGATCTCCGTCAACAAGGTCTCGGCCGTGTTCGGCTGCTGGACCTCGGTGTCGCGCAAGTCGGTGCTGCCGGTGTTCGAGGAACTGAACTCGATCCTGTTCTATCCGGTCCAGTATGAGGGCGAGGAAAGCCAGCGCAACGTGTTCTACACCGGTGCTGCGCCCAACCAGCAGGCGATCCCGGCCGTGGATTACCTGATGAACGAGGAAGGCGTCGAGCGTTGGGTGCTCGCCGGCACCGACTACGTCTATCCGCGCACGACCAACAAGATCCTTGAGGCCTACCTGAAGTCGAAGGGCGTCAAGGACGAGGACATCATGATCAACTACACGCCGTTCGGTCATTCCGACTGGCAGACGATCGTGTCCGACATCAAGGCCTTCGGGTCGGCCGGCAAGAAGACGGCGGTGGTCTCGACCATCAACGGCGATGCCAACGTGCCGTTCTACAAGGAGCTGGGCAACGCCGGCATCAAGGCCGAAGACATCCCGGTCGTCGCCTTCTCGGTGGGTGAGGAAGAGCTCGCCGGCCTCGACACCGCGCCGCTGGTTGGTCACCTGGCCGCCTGGAACTACTTCCAGTCCGTCGACAACCCGGTCAATGCCGAGTTCATCAAGAGCTGGCGCGCCTTCATCGGCGACGAGAAGCGCGTGACCAACGATCCGATGGAGGCTCATTTCATCGGCTTCAACATGTGGGTGAAGGCCGTCGAAAAGGCTGGCACCACCGATCCGGACGCCGTCATCGACTCGCTCATCGGCGTGTCCGTGCCGAACCTCTCCGGCGGCTATTCGGCGATGATGCCCAATCACCACATCACCAAGCCGGTGCTGATCGGCGAGATCCAGGCCGACGGCCAGTTCGAGACCGTCTGGCAGACCCCGGGCCTCGTGGTGGGCGACGAGTGGTCCGATTATCTCGAAGGCTCCAAGGACCTGATCGCCGACTGGCGTGCGCCCCTGTCCTGCGGAAACTTCAACGTCAAGACCGGCAAGTGCGGCGGCTCCGGCAGCTGA
- the urtB gene encoding urea ABC transporter permease subunit UrtB has product MSLKNLMICLLALVLGGMVQTAGRAQDGEALRPLVNALAKGGFKETEAQIGALAATGNPAVAPALEALAEGNLYERKSDGLVVVGVRSGADLALTDPLTGAALGTAPPAALTKVKVNNSLRRVIRTALGGLTLMAPDSSVRLSAAEAIFKSRDGDALPLLDQAMTAETDQRVRKAMDEARAAVLLSGSADDALKLGSIRVLAERGDRDALSVLTAVAGDASTSEPVREAATRAISGINQKLALWDAGQNIWSGISLGSVLLLAAIGLAITFGVMGVINMAHGEMVMIGAYVTFMVQEVIRSSAPGLFNGSLAIALPLAFLVTALIGICIERGIIRFLYGRPLETLLATWGLSLILQQAVRSIFGPTNREVGNPDWMSGAFQLGELTITYNRLWIVVFSLLVFAGLILVLKKTPFGLYTRAVTQNRRMAASMGIRTPWIDALTFGLGSGIAGIAGVALSQIDNVSPNLGQGYIIDSFMVVVFGGVGNLWGTLVGALTLGVVNKFLEPYAGAVLAKILMLVFIILFIQKRPRGLFALKGRAVEA; this is encoded by the coding sequence ATGTCTCTGAAAAATCTGATGATCTGCCTGCTGGCGCTGGTGTTGGGCGGCATGGTCCAGACGGCCGGCCGGGCGCAAGACGGTGAGGCGCTTCGCCCGCTGGTCAATGCGCTGGCGAAGGGTGGCTTCAAGGAAACGGAGGCGCAGATCGGTGCGCTGGCTGCAACCGGCAATCCGGCGGTTGCGCCTGCGCTCGAGGCGCTGGCCGAGGGCAATCTCTACGAGCGCAAGAGCGATGGTCTCGTGGTGGTCGGCGTCCGGTCCGGGGCGGATCTGGCGCTCACCGATCCGCTGACCGGCGCGGCGCTGGGCACGGCTCCCCCTGCCGCGCTGACCAAGGTCAAGGTCAACAACAGCCTGCGTCGCGTCATCCGCACCGCGCTGGGCGGGCTCACGCTGATGGCGCCCGACTCGTCCGTGCGGCTGTCGGCGGCCGAGGCGATCTTCAAGTCGCGCGACGGCGACGCCCTGCCGCTTCTGGACCAGGCCATGACCGCCGAGACCGATCAGCGCGTGCGCAAGGCCATGGACGAGGCGCGGGCGGCGGTGCTGCTGTCCGGGAGCGCCGACGACGCCCTGAAGCTGGGCTCGATCCGGGTTCTGGCCGAGCGCGGCGACCGTGACGCCCTGTCGGTGCTGACGGCCGTGGCCGGCGACGCCTCGACCTCCGAGCCGGTGCGGGAGGCCGCGACGCGGGCGATCAGCGGCATCAACCAGAAGCTGGCGCTGTGGGACGCGGGGCAGAACATCTGGTCCGGCATCTCGCTGGGCTCGGTCCTGCTGCTGGCGGCCATCGGCCTTGCCATCACCTTCGGCGTGATGGGGGTCATCAACATGGCGCATGGCGAGATGGTGATGATCGGGGCCTATGTGACCTTCATGGTGCAGGAAGTGATCCGCAGCAGCGCGCCGGGCCTCTTCAACGGGTCGCTGGCGATTGCCCTGCCGCTTGCCTTTCTCGTCACGGCGCTGATCGGCATCTGCATCGAGCGCGGCATCATCCGCTTCCTGTATGGCCGGCCGCTGGAGACCCTGCTGGCCACCTGGGGCCTGTCGCTGATCCTGCAGCAGGCCGTGCGCTCCATCTTCGGCCCGACCAACCGGGAAGTCGGCAATCCGGACTGGATGTCCGGTGCCTTCCAGCTCGGCGAGCTGACCATCACCTACAACCGCCTCTGGATCGTGGTGTTCTCGCTGCTGGTCTTCGCCGGGCTGATCCTCGTGCTGAAGAAGACCCCCTTCGGCCTCTACACCCGCGCGGTCACCCAGAACCGGCGCATGGCGGCCTCGATGGGCATCCGCACGCCCTGGATCGATGCGCTGACCTTCGGTCTAGGCTCCGGCATCGCGGGCATTGCCGGGGTGGCGCTGTCGCAGATCGACAACGTGTCGCCGAACCTTGGTCAGGGCTACATCATCGACAGCTTCATGGTCGTGGTGTTCGGCGGGGTCGGCAATCTCTGGGGCACGCTGGTCGGCGCGCTGACCCTTGGCGTCGTGAACAAGTTCCTGGAACCCTATGCCGGGGCCGTGCTCGCCAAGATCCTCATGCTCGTCTTCATCATCCTCTTCATCCAGAAGCGTCCGCGCGGGCTGTTCGCCCTCAAGGGCCGGGCAGTCGAAGCATGA
- the urtC gene encoding urea ABC transporter permease subunit UrtC yields the protein MITSFLLRAFDRQAALFLAILGLVIVAVPALNLLLPPDHPLHVPTYAVSLMGKYLTYALLALSVDLVWGYCGILSLGHGAFFALGGYAMGMYLMRQIGPRGVYGDPVLPDFMVFLNWQELPWYWYGFDMFPFALLMVLLVPGVLAFIFGWFAFRSRVSGVYLSIITQALTYALLLAFFRNDMGFGGNNGLTDFKDILGFPVQADGTRAALFVASGLALILCFLLARAVTRSKLGKVLVAVRDAESRTRFLGYRVEHYKLFVWTLSAMMAGLAGALYVPQVGIINPGEFEPANSIEAVIWVAVGGRGTLFGPIVGAVLVNYGKTWFTAVLPEVWLFALGALFVIVTLFLPKGLVGLVAMVRRRMPRRGNQTSDAAPPPAAKPQPAE from the coding sequence ATGATCACATCCTTCCTCCTGCGCGCCTTCGACCGTCAGGCGGCGCTGTTCCTGGCCATCCTCGGCCTTGTCATTGTCGCGGTGCCGGCGCTCAACCTGCTGCTGCCGCCGGACCATCCGCTGCATGTGCCGACCTATGCGGTCAGCCTGATGGGCAAGTACCTGACCTATGCGCTGCTGGCGCTGTCGGTGGATCTGGTCTGGGGTTACTGCGGCATCCTCTCGCTCGGACACGGTGCCTTCTTTGCCCTCGGCGGCTATGCCATGGGCATGTACCTGATGCGCCAGATCGGTCCGCGCGGCGTCTATGGTGATCCGGTGCTGCCGGACTTCATGGTGTTCCTGAACTGGCAGGAGCTGCCGTGGTACTGGTACGGCTTCGACATGTTCCCCTTTGCGCTGCTGATGGTGCTCTTGGTGCCAGGCGTGCTGGCCTTCATCTTCGGCTGGTTTGCCTTCCGCTCGCGCGTGTCCGGGGTCTATCTGTCGATCATCACCCAGGCGCTCACCTATGCGCTGCTGCTCGCCTTCTTCCGCAATGACATGGGCTTTGGCGGCAACAACGGCCTCACCGACTTCAAGGACATCCTCGGCTTCCCGGTCCAGGCGGACGGGACGCGCGCGGCGCTCTTCGTTGCCTCCGGGCTGGCCCTGATCCTGTGCTTCCTGCTGGCCCGTGCCGTGACCCGCTCCAAGCTGGGCAAGGTGCTGGTGGCGGTGCGCGATGCCGAGAGCCGGACGCGCTTCCTCGGCTACCGGGTGGAGCATTACAAGCTGTTCGTCTGGACCCTGTCGGCGATGATGGCCGGGCTGGCCGGCGCGCTCTACGTGCCGCAGGTCGGCATCATCAACCCGGGCGAGTTCGAGCCGGCCAACTCCATCGAGGCCGTCATCTGGGTTGCCGTCGGCGGGCGCGGCACGCTGTTCGGGCCGATCGTCGGCGCGGTGCTGGTCAATTACGGCAAGACCTGGTTCACGGCCGTGCTGCCGGAGGTCTGGCTGTTTGCCCTCGGGGCGCTGTTCGTGATCGTCACCCTGTTCCTGCCCAAGGGGCTGGTCGGTCTCGTGGCCATGGTCCGTCGCCGGATGCCGCGGCGCGGCAACCAGACCTCCGATGCCGCACCCCCCCCGGCAGCCAAGCCCCAACCGGCGGAGTAA